In the Anaerosporomusa subterranea genome, one interval contains:
- a CDS encoding riboflavin synthase — protein MFTGIVEELGTVKSVMTSRQSAKLSITADITLQNVKLGDSIAVNGVCLTVTEHGRNWFSADVMPETMNRTALGDLTNGRKVNLERALRLSDRLGGHIVSGHIDGVGIIQSKQPLDNAILITLQTDSRLLRYVVNKGSVALDGISLTVVDCGKDWLSVSIIPHTLSATTLHFKSVGDKVNIETDMMAKYAEKLLDLAQSADVQTKSETLSRNFLAAHGFFD, from the coding sequence ATGTTTACCGGGATTGTGGAAGAATTAGGGACAGTCAAGAGTGTGATGACCAGTCGGCAATCAGCTAAGCTGTCCATCACCGCTGATATCACTTTGCAAAATGTTAAGTTAGGTGATAGCATAGCCGTCAACGGAGTATGCTTGACGGTAACTGAGCATGGCAGGAACTGGTTCTCCGCTGATGTTATGCCGGAAACCATGAACCGAACCGCACTCGGTGATCTGACAAACGGACGAAAAGTCAATCTCGAGCGAGCTCTCCGTTTAAGTGACCGACTTGGCGGTCATATCGTGAGCGGCCACATTGACGGAGTTGGCATTATTCAGTCCAAGCAGCCACTCGATAATGCAATATTGATTACACTGCAGACAGATTCAAGGTTACTTCGCTATGTGGTAAACAAAGGCTCGGTGGCGTTGGATGGAATTAGCCTAACTGTCGTAGATTGCGGCAAAGATTGGCTATCAGTCTCCATCATCCCGCATACATTGTCAGCTACTACTCTGCATTTTAAATCAGTAGGCGATAAAGTTAACATTGAAACAGATATGATGGCCAAATATGCAGAAAAGCTGCTTGATTTGGCTCAGTCTGCAGACGTTCAGACAAAGTCGGAAACACTAAGCCGTAATTTCCTTGCGGCTCACGGTTTCTTTGACTGA
- the ribD gene encoding bifunctional diaminohydroxyphosphoribosylaminopyrimidine deaminase/5-amino-6-(5-phosphoribosylamino)uracil reductase RibD has protein sequence MTGLDILAQDEYYMDLALKLARNGYGRTSPNPMVGALVVRDGNIVGQGWHQKAGTAHAEIHAMRDAGALTAGATLYVTLEPCCHHGRTGPCTDAIIHSRIRRVVFAMTDPNPCVAGCGAGMLRQAGIEVTEGVLACEAAKLNEAFIKYIATGLPFTAIKMAMTLDGKTVTASGHSQWITGEASRHRVHKLRDQFDAVLVGVGTVLADNPQLTVRHIQGRNPVRVVVDSHARTPLDSLLITDKAAHTIIAVSQNAPSDRLKAYADADIEVVQLPTGPSGIDLRALFRYLAQKGLASVLVEGGATINASIIQENLVDSVFWFIAPKLVGGVRAPGPIGGTGVARLEDAAELEDIELELVGNDLLITGYLTTREGRNVYRDCGRIRDSQECDDQSAIS, from the coding sequence ATGACTGGGTTGGACATTCTTGCACAAGATGAATACTATATGGATTTGGCGTTAAAACTAGCTCGCAATGGTTATGGTCGAACAAGCCCCAACCCCATGGTAGGCGCCCTAGTTGTCCGCGATGGGAATATCGTCGGACAAGGGTGGCACCAAAAGGCTGGAACAGCACATGCGGAAATTCACGCTATGCGTGATGCCGGAGCCTTGACTGCCGGTGCTACTCTATATGTTACTTTAGAGCCATGTTGCCACCACGGTCGGACAGGTCCCTGTACTGATGCCATTATTCATTCGCGGATTCGCCGAGTCGTGTTTGCTATGACTGATCCCAATCCATGCGTCGCTGGCTGCGGCGCTGGCATGTTGCGACAAGCTGGCATAGAGGTTACAGAGGGTGTTCTTGCCTGTGAAGCAGCAAAATTAAATGAAGCTTTTATTAAGTACATCGCGACAGGCTTACCGTTTACCGCCATTAAAATGGCTATGACACTCGACGGCAAAACCGTAACAGCAAGCGGACACTCTCAATGGATTACTGGCGAAGCGTCGCGGCATCGCGTTCATAAACTACGGGATCAATTTGATGCGGTACTAGTTGGTGTCGGAACAGTACTTGCCGACAACCCGCAACTGACTGTACGCCATATACAGGGCCGTAATCCGGTACGTGTAGTGGTTGATAGTCATGCACGAACGCCCTTGGACTCATTGCTAATAACAGATAAGGCGGCTCATACAATTATCGCTGTTAGTCAAAATGCTCCCAGTGACCGCTTGAAGGCATATGCTGACGCCGACATAGAGGTTGTCCAATTGCCAACAGGACCGTCTGGCATAGACTTGCGGGCTCTATTCCGATATTTGGCTCAAAAGGGATTGGCCAGTGTGCTAGTAGAAGGTGGAGCAACGATCAATGCCTCGATAATCCAAGAAAATTTAGTTGATAGCGTCTTTTGGTTTATAGCACCAAAGCTTGTGGGCGGTGTTCGAGCCCCTGGTCCTATAGGAGGGACTGGCGTGGCACGCTTAGAAGATGCTGCTGAGTTGGAAGATATCGAGCTTGAACTTGTAGGCAATGACTTATTGATCACTGGTTACTTAACAACAAGGGAGGGACGCAATGTTTACCGGGATTGTGGAAGAATTAGGGACAGTCAAGAGTGTGATGACCAGTCGGCAATCAGCTAA
- the rpe gene encoding ribulose-phosphate 3-epimerase codes for MIQIAPSILSADFARLEQEILKVETAGADLLHIDVMDGHFVPNLTFGPPVVKAIRKVTQLPFDVHLMVDKPEEYVRPFAEAGANIITIHAEATPHLHRVVQSIKEHRIQAGVALNPATPLCVIEEILHDLDLILIMSVNPGFGGQKFIPSALKKIRRLKTMLMQINSPALIEVDGGVTSENAAQLKDAGADILVAGSAIYGVVDCQAAIASLKKV; via the coding sequence ATGATTCAAATAGCTCCATCAATCTTGTCTGCGGATTTTGCCCGCCTAGAACAGGAAATCCTTAAAGTTGAAACCGCTGGCGCCGATTTGTTACATATTGACGTCATGGACGGTCATTTTGTACCAAATTTAACCTTTGGCCCACCCGTTGTTAAAGCTATCCGCAAGGTTACCCAATTGCCATTTGACGTCCACTTGATGGTCGATAAACCAGAAGAATATGTGAGACCTTTTGCTGAAGCCGGGGCCAACATAATAACCATTCATGCTGAGGCAACGCCTCATTTACATCGAGTAGTTCAATCAATAAAGGAACACCGCATCCAAGCTGGCGTTGCACTAAACCCGGCCACACCACTTTGCGTAATTGAGGAAATTCTTCACGATCTTGATTTAATTCTTATTATGAGCGTTAATCCTGGCTTTGGTGGACAAAAATTTATTCCTTCTGCCCTCAAAAAAATTAGACGATTAAAAACTATGCTAATGCAAATAAATTCTCCTGCATTGATTGAAGTGGACGGAGGAGTGACGTCAGAAAATGCGGCTCAGTTGAAAGATGCGGGGGCTGATATCTTGGTCGCCGGTTCAGCTATTTATGGTGTCGTTGATTGCCAGGCAGCCATCGCGTCACTAAAAAAAGTGTAA
- the rsgA gene encoding ribosome small subunit-dependent GTPase A yields the protein MNQGTVIKTYNSFYYVQTSQSVVTCTLRGRFKQERFSLLVGDVVRFNHIANEKGVIEEILPRRSMLKRPMVANVDQVLLTFAAVNPDISCILVDRFLALVELSGLPAILCINKMDMADSADIGKIVDRYRQIGYQVIQVSAKQAWSIDQLREILNDKVTVFAGPSGVGKSSLLNALQPGLTLTTGEVSKKIGRGRHTTRYAELLPLEAGGFVVDTPGFSFTEFTDIEENELMRCFPEFLPLLAKCRFSTCLHLKEPQCAVKDAVAAGSIFPERYDAYVALMAELRENRKGY from the coding sequence GTGAACCAAGGCACAGTCATCAAAACTTACAACAGCTTTTATTACGTTCAGACTAGTCAAAGTGTTGTTACATGTACTCTACGTGGCCGATTTAAGCAAGAACGGTTTTCGCTTCTTGTTGGTGACGTAGTCAGGTTTAATCACATAGCAAATGAGAAGGGCGTAATTGAAGAAATTCTGCCAAGACGAAGCATGCTAAAACGCCCGATGGTCGCGAATGTTGATCAAGTATTGCTCACCTTCGCCGCCGTCAATCCGGATATTAGCTGCATTCTGGTAGATCGCTTCCTGGCTTTAGTGGAATTATCCGGATTGCCAGCCATACTCTGTATTAATAAAATGGACATGGCCGATTCCGCAGACATTGGTAAAATTGTTGATAGGTATCGCCAGATTGGGTATCAGGTTATTCAGGTATCAGCCAAGCAGGCGTGGAGCATCGACCAACTGCGAGAGATTCTTAACGATAAGGTCACAGTCTTCGCAGGACCGTCCGGTGTCGGCAAATCCAGTCTTTTAAACGCACTTCAGCCAGGACTAACTCTTACTACTGGAGAAGTAAGTAAAAAGATTGGACGCGGACGACATACCACTCGTTATGCGGAGTTATTGCCGCTTGAGGCGGGAGGTTTTGTTGTTGACACTCCTGGTTTTAGTTTCACAGAGTTCACTGATATCGAGGAAAATGAGTTAATGCGTTGCTTTCCCGAATTTCTGCCATTATTAGCAAAGTGTCGCTTTTCGACGTGCCTTCACTTAAAGGAACCGCAATGCGCCGTTAAAGACGCAGTAGCGGCAGGCAGCATCTTCCCCGAACGCTACGACGCATATGTCGCGCTAATGGCAGAGTTGCGTGAAAACCGGAAAGGATATTAA
- the pknB gene encoding Stk1 family PASTA domain-containing Ser/Thr kinase: MINRTLDDRYTLLECVGSGGMADVYRAHDKLLDRSVAVKILHSQFNNDDEFISRFQREAQAAARLSHPNIVNIYDVGKDQDVDYIVMEYVSGETLKQRIQRLGPLPTEMVAFIAIEIAEALENAHQNKIIHCDIKPHNILITRTGRVKVTDFGIARAATSATMTQTGTILGSVHYFSPEQAKGVMITAKSDIYSLGVVMYEMLTGNVPFTGETPISIALKHLQEEVQPPRQVNPEIPPILDMIVVKSLAKNPDDRYADMGAMIADLRLAQNYSRDQHTKRLAKDDYPTQVLPKLTESDNENRAKPTPPEPKQLSFTSRWGTIALLGILMLGFGIGAFLSFGKFWTTNEITVPNVVGKHVETARSIMAEQNLRVTQTDAFSDKVPLGYVISQNPEAGATVKEQRTVALIISRGGEITSVPDVRGLNRRDAELQLKNSGLVVGKVEEAYSADAKPETVINQNPRPPVQISKGSSVDLTISKGPEPRKIALPDFRGATLNAAVTQLETLKLKLGKVIEETSDKYPSGTISNQNPMPGTEVLENSNIDFSVAKNNIAKETKQIKIQVDVPEGPIRQSVQIVATDANGREVLYEGVHKPGERIEKTLEVSSPVRVQVYINNTLKQEKTF; the protein is encoded by the coding sequence ATGATTAACCGGACTCTAGATGACCGTTATACATTGCTCGAATGTGTCGGTAGCGGCGGTATGGCTGACGTCTATCGCGCTCATGACAAACTGCTTGATCGATCTGTCGCCGTAAAAATTCTTCACTCTCAATTCAATAACGATGATGAATTTATCTCCCGTTTTCAGCGTGAGGCGCAAGCCGCCGCGCGTTTGTCGCATCCCAACATTGTAAATATTTACGATGTTGGCAAAGACCAGGATGTCGACTATATTGTCATGGAATATGTTTCTGGTGAAACGTTGAAACAGCGTATTCAAAGACTTGGCCCCCTGCCTACAGAAATGGTCGCATTTATTGCGATTGAAATCGCTGAAGCGCTTGAGAACGCTCATCAAAATAAGATTATTCATTGTGACATCAAACCGCATAATATCCTGATAACCCGGACAGGTCGGGTGAAAGTTACTGACTTTGGTATCGCACGTGCCGCGACATCAGCTACGATGACACAGACAGGTACAATTCTCGGCTCGGTGCACTACTTTTCGCCGGAACAGGCCAAAGGTGTCATGATAACCGCCAAATCAGATATTTATTCACTTGGTGTAGTGATGTATGAGATGCTTACTGGCAATGTCCCATTTACGGGTGAAACTCCGATCAGTATTGCCCTTAAACATCTGCAAGAGGAAGTCCAGCCACCTCGTCAAGTGAATCCTGAAATTCCACCCATTTTGGATATGATCGTTGTAAAGTCGCTAGCGAAGAATCCAGATGATCGCTATGCAGATATGGGGGCAATGATTGCTGATTTGCGTCTTGCCCAAAATTACTCGCGCGACCAACATACTAAGCGGCTGGCAAAGGATGATTACCCAACCCAAGTATTGCCGAAACTAACTGAATCAGATAATGAAAACCGGGCAAAACCTACACCGCCTGAGCCAAAACAGCTTTCTTTCACTTCACGTTGGGGCACGATAGCTCTACTCGGAATACTCATGCTCGGCTTTGGAATTGGAGCATTTTTATCATTTGGTAAGTTTTGGACTACTAATGAAATTACGGTTCCTAATGTAGTTGGTAAACATGTCGAGACAGCTCGCAGTATCATGGCAGAACAAAATCTGCGTGTTACTCAAACGGATGCGTTTAGTGATAAGGTGCCTTTAGGCTACGTCATTTCGCAAAATCCTGAAGCCGGCGCAACTGTTAAAGAACAACGAACTGTTGCCCTTATTATCAGTAGGGGCGGCGAGATTACTAGCGTTCCCGATGTCCGTGGGCTTAACCGTCGTGATGCAGAGCTTCAATTGAAAAACTCAGGATTAGTAGTTGGTAAAGTGGAAGAGGCCTATTCCGCAGATGCAAAGCCGGAGACTGTCATCAACCAAAATCCTCGTCCACCTGTACAAATCAGCAAAGGTTCTTCAGTCGATTTAACTATCAGTAAAGGTCCTGAGCCACGCAAAATTGCGCTTCCGGATTTTCGAGGAGCAACGCTTAATGCAGCTGTTACACAACTTGAAACTCTAAAACTCAAGTTAGGCAAAGTAATTGAAGAAACGAGTGACAAATATCCCAGCGGCACCATTAGTAATCAAAATCCTATGCCTGGCACGGAAGTTTTAGAAAACTCTAATATTGATTTTAGTGTCGCTAAAAACAACATTGCGAAAGAGACCAAACAGATCAAAATTCAAGTTGATGTCCCCGAAGGTCCAATTCGCCAATCCGTACAAATTGTGGCCACTGATGCTAATGGAAGGGAAGTATTGTACGAAGGTGTTCACAAGCCAGGTGAACGAATCGAGAAAACACTTGAGGTTTCTAGTCCGGTGCGGGTTCAAGTGTATATAAACAACACGCTCAAACAGGAAAAAACGTTCTAG
- a CDS encoding peptidoglycan D,D-transpeptidase FtsI family protein → MNDRIRRQIRIVAISIFGLLILLFAHIAYIQIVHHDFWFTHNLNKRTQLAARGTERGKILDRKGEILAQSILDKSGGYEREYPYSAIFAPLIGYESVTYGRAGLEAVYNADLAGYRHPGRQLGPVARLLNPKSGNSLSLTVDAKLQQQAYSILANRRGAIVVLNVKTGAIIISVSKPSFAPNAIEKEWNTISTASNSPLLNRTVQGLYPPGSIVKIMIADAALRKSATNLNKQFLCEGQLKVPPDYILHESGNAIHGKVNLENALAVSCNVTFGGLALELGRSQMSSTYERFGFSKVIEDLGEVPSQVPDFSNLGNGDLAQAGIGQSSLLTTPLKMATVAAAFANKGVVMKPYIVDKVLSSEGDIVFQAQPQEWLRATTVENATKVAAMMKTVVERGTGKPANAYSVSIAGKTGSAENPHGDAHAWFIGFAPVKDPQFAIAVIVENAGSGGATAAPIAGQILSYVVR, encoded by the coding sequence ATGAATGATAGAATTAGGCGTCAAATTCGAATTGTTGCGATATCGATATTTGGCCTACTGATACTACTGTTCGCACACATCGCCTATATACAGATCGTACATCATGACTTCTGGTTCACTCACAATTTAAATAAACGCACTCAGCTCGCTGCCCGTGGGACAGAACGTGGCAAGATTCTCGATCGAAAGGGGGAAATACTAGCTCAAAGCATACTTGATAAATCTGGTGGCTATGAGAGAGAGTATCCTTATAGTGCGATTTTTGCACCGCTTATTGGCTATGAAAGCGTTACCTATGGCCGAGCAGGGCTTGAAGCAGTTTATAACGCCGATCTGGCCGGATATCGTCATCCCGGGCGACAGCTTGGACCAGTTGCTCGTTTATTGAATCCTAAAAGCGGTAACTCGCTGTCACTTACCGTTGATGCCAAGTTGCAGCAACAGGCGTATAGTATTCTTGCCAATCGCCGTGGTGCTATCGTTGTGCTAAATGTAAAAACCGGCGCTATAATTATTTCCGTTAGTAAACCCAGTTTTGCCCCTAATGCAATCGAAAAAGAGTGGAATACTATTTCTACAGCCAGCAATAGCCCTCTCTTAAACCGTACCGTTCAAGGGCTATATCCGCCTGGATCGATTGTAAAAATCATGATTGCCGACGCAGCCTTACGGAAAAGTGCCACAAATCTAAATAAGCAATTTCTTTGCGAAGGACAGCTCAAGGTTCCTCCAGACTACATACTACACGAATCCGGCAACGCTATTCACGGCAAAGTCAATCTTGAGAACGCTCTTGCTGTATCTTGTAATGTTACGTTTGGCGGTTTGGCGCTTGAACTGGGCAGGAGCCAGATGTCCTCCACATACGAGCGCTTCGGATTCTCGAAGGTTATTGAAGATTTGGGTGAAGTGCCCAGCCAAGTCCCAGACTTTAGTAATTTAGGCAATGGCGATCTAGCGCAGGCAGGCATTGGTCAAAGCAGTTTACTGACTACACCGTTAAAAATGGCCACAGTTGCCGCAGCATTTGCCAATAAGGGTGTTGTTATGAAGCCATACATTGTTGATAAAGTTTTATCCTCTGAGGGTGACATTGTTTTCCAAGCCCAACCTCAGGAATGGTTGCGAGCCACGACTGTAGAAAACGCTACTAAAGTAGCCGCTATGATGAAAACAGTAGTTGAGCGGGGGACCGGAAAACCAGCAAATGCCTACTCAGTTTCAATTGCAGGAAAAACCGGATCAGCTGAAAACCCACACGGAGACGCTCATGCCTGGTTTATTGGCTTCGCCCCAGTAAAGGACCCTCAGTTCGCAATTGCAGTTATTGTAGAAAATGCTGGCTCAGGCGGTGCTACGGCAGCGCCTATTGCCGGACAGATATTATCCTACGTGGTACGTTAA
- a CDS encoding FtsW/RodA/SpoVE family cell cycle protein, producing the protein MTRPPYDLTLIIGLFLVVGIATVSLATGHIALSPLLSSFGLVCFWLMTQFLLVKYAPTLDCLLLPITYFLTAVGLVFIFRLRPSLFYAQLIWSAIGTCAFCTVVWKRHNLYQLNAYKYTIGLLGIVLLLATLVFGVEIGGNKNWIAVGAFRVQPSEFAKLCIVLFISGYLSSRQIELVQSITRIGPIQLPHFRFLAPLLMVWGLAMLMLVIQRDLGAALLYFGATLILTCMASGRWSIAYLGALFFAIGSSIAYTLFPHVSTRIDIWLAPWSDPNGKAYQLLQSLFALGSGGVFGSGLASGHPELIPEVHTDFIFSAIGEEFGFTGIACILLIYMILLYRCFRIAMRNRTVFGGLTSAGLTLLLGLQIFVILAGTTNLLPMTGITLPFISYGGSSLLSSFLLMGVLAAFSGEAVL; encoded by the coding sequence ATGACTCGTCCTCCGTACGATTTAACATTGATCATTGGTCTGTTCTTGGTCGTAGGTATTGCAACTGTCAGCCTAGCCACTGGTCACATTGCGCTCTCGCCGCTACTCTCGTCGTTTGGCCTAGTCTGTTTTTGGTTGATGACACAATTCCTTCTCGTCAAATATGCGCCAACGCTTGATTGCTTATTGTTGCCTATTACCTATTTTTTAACAGCCGTCGGGCTCGTTTTTATCTTTCGCCTTAGACCCTCACTATTTTATGCCCAGCTAATTTGGTCAGCAATTGGTACTTGCGCTTTTTGCACAGTTGTATGGAAACGGCACAACCTATATCAATTAAATGCATATAAATACACCATCGGATTATTGGGCATCGTTTTGCTGTTAGCCACACTTGTCTTTGGTGTCGAGATTGGCGGCAATAAGAACTGGATCGCGGTTGGCGCCTTTAGAGTTCAGCCGTCTGAGTTTGCCAAACTATGTATTGTCCTATTTATCAGTGGCTACTTAAGTAGTCGTCAGATAGAGCTCGTGCAATCGATTACGAGAATCGGTCCTATACAGTTGCCGCATTTTCGTTTCCTGGCTCCTCTGTTAATGGTGTGGGGATTAGCCATGCTAATGTTGGTCATCCAACGCGACTTAGGCGCGGCACTATTGTACTTTGGCGCGACTCTCATTCTAACTTGCATGGCAAGCGGCCGATGGTCTATTGCTTACTTAGGTGCATTATTTTTTGCGATCGGCTCATCGATTGCCTATACATTGTTTCCCCATGTCAGTACCCGAATTGATATTTGGCTTGCCCCTTGGTCTGACCCAAATGGAAAGGCGTATCAATTGCTACAGTCACTTTTTGCATTGGGTTCTGGTGGAGTATTCGGCTCCGGCCTTGCTTCTGGACATCCTGAACTCATTCCCGAAGTACATACTGACTTCATTTTCTCCGCGATCGGCGAAGAGTTCGGCTTCACTGGCATTGCCTGTATTTTGCTAATATATATGATATTGCTTTACCGCTGTTTTCGAATTGCCATGCGTAATCGAACCGTTTTTGGCGGATTAACTAGTGCTGGACTGACCCTTTTGTTAGGTCTTCAAATCTTTGTTATACTAGCTGGAACAACTAATCTTTTGCCCATGACAGGCATCACACTCCCCTTCATCAGCTATGGCGGCAGTTCATTGTTGTCCAGCTTTTTGTTGATGGGAGTGCTTGCGGCTTTCTCGGGTGAGGCTGTTTTATGA
- a CDS encoding Stp1/IreP family PP2C-type Ser/Thr phosphatase: MLVSAKSHIGLVRPVNEDNYAALIPELFVVADGMGGHVAGEIASKLAIDTLISNINLSSSVDNPFSLLEQGIIEANHVVFRESQSDPRYSGMGTTLTAVWVKGKSVYCGHVGDSRLYLFRQGELCQLTEDHSLVWELARAGTISLEETRTHPQRNILTRAVGTAESVQIDFEQFEWDEGDILMLCTDGLTNMLDDRQLCTILAGSNSLDARLTELIEAANSAGGFDNITVILLQHEALT, translated from the coding sequence TTGCTGGTTTCCGCTAAGTCGCACATCGGGTTGGTTAGGCCCGTCAATGAGGATAACTATGCTGCTCTTATCCCTGAACTGTTTGTCGTCGCTGATGGGATGGGAGGGCATGTTGCCGGTGAGATTGCCAGTAAATTGGCGATTGACACATTAATTAGCAATATCAATTTATCTTCATCAGTTGATAACCCTTTTTCGCTATTAGAGCAGGGAATTATTGAGGCAAACCATGTGGTTTTTCGCGAATCCCAGTCTGACCCGCGTTACTCTGGTATGGGCACTACACTTACAGCTGTTTGGGTTAAAGGGAAAAGTGTCTATTGTGGTCACGTGGGTGACAGTCGTCTATATCTCTTCCGTCAAGGTGAACTTTGTCAACTAACCGAAGATCATTCTTTGGTATGGGAGTTAGCGCGTGCAGGTACAATTTCGTTAGAAGAGACGCGAACCCACCCGCAACGCAATATTTTAACCCGGGCAGTCGGTACCGCAGAATCGGTTCAAATTGATTTTGAACAGTTTGAATGGGATGAAGGCGATATCCTGATGTTATGCACAGACGGACTAACAAATATGCTAGACGATCGACAGCTCTGTACGATCTTAGCCGGCAGCAATAGTTTAGATGCGCGACTAACAGAACTGATTGAAGCAGCAAATAGCGCAGGAGGCTTTGACAATATAACCGTCATTCTGTTGCAGCATGAGGCATTAACATGA
- a CDS encoding FHA domain-containing protein: protein MANKLLASNLLVIVLQYGMLLLMCLFLYRVIHLVYLDFYSSTNPSLLVVKPKSGKLKVINRGSLVTDQAEFPIGETINIGRSEGNDIIINETTVSFEHACISYYCGEYLLSDLKSTNGTLHNDLRIQDDSVLHRGDKITIGSTIFLFEE, encoded by the coding sequence ATGGCAAACAAGCTACTCGCCTCTAATTTGCTGGTTATTGTTCTGCAGTATGGTATGCTGCTGTTGATGTGTCTTTTCCTGTATCGGGTAATACACCTCGTATACTTAGATTTTTATAGTTCAACGAATCCCTCTTTGCTAGTGGTTAAACCGAAATCCGGCAAATTGAAAGTGATAAACCGTGGTTCTCTAGTTACTGATCAAGCCGAATTTCCGATTGGTGAGACTATCAACATTGGTCGCAGTGAAGGCAATGATATTATCATCAACGAGACGACTGTTTCTTTTGAACATGCCTGTATATCCTACTATTGTGGCGAGTATCTTTTGTCTGATCTTAAGAGCACTAACGGCACTCTCCATAATGATTTACGAATACAGGACGATTCGGTCTTGCACCGAGGCGATAAGATCACGATCGGTAGTACGATTTTTCTGTTTGAGGAGTGA
- a CDS encoding FhaA domain-containing protein, producing the protein MRSLENFIGNQLEDFFNRKFSSGVQPVELAKQIHRLIEREKAVGVAHIYIPDRYIVFLTMQDFAKLEPSFALITAELRTYIQEYAKKKDYSLPSKPVIEIQSDKLLKRGAFQILASFSNLQQEEGKSDPSSKHDDISGTQVFDKPVYGETSLRHVQLDASLTVIEGSDTGLAVDIGAKRANLGRRDSNELPLSDVNISRLHAYIVFEHGSHVVYDAKSLNGTYVNQHRVSRKQLHSGDRIKLGNTVILYEVK; encoded by the coding sequence GTGCGTTCGCTGGAGAATTTTATTGGTAACCAGTTGGAAGATTTCTTTAACAGAAAATTTTCTAGCGGAGTTCAGCCGGTTGAACTTGCAAAACAGATTCACCGCCTGATCGAACGTGAAAAGGCGGTAGGTGTTGCTCATATCTACATTCCTGATCGTTATATAGTCTTTCTGACTATGCAGGACTTTGCAAAATTAGAGCCGTCGTTCGCCTTGATTACCGCTGAACTACGAACCTATATACAAGAATACGCTAAGAAAAAAGACTATTCACTCCCGAGTAAGCCTGTTATTGAAATACAAAGTGATAAATTGCTTAAGCGTGGTGCATTTCAAATTCTCGCTTCTTTTTCGAATTTGCAGCAGGAAGAGGGTAAAAGTGACCCCTCCTCAAAACATGATGATATTTCTGGGACCCAGGTATTTGATAAACCTGTGTATGGCGAAACGTCCTTGCGTCATGTTCAACTTGACGCTTCGTTAACCGTTATCGAAGGTAGTGATACAGGATTAGCGGTTGATATAGGCGCCAAGCGAGCCAATCTTGGACGCCGGGATAGCAATGAATTGCCCTTGAGTGATGTCAATATTTCTCGCCTACATGCATACATCGTGTTTGAACATGGCTCCCATGTCGTCTATGATGCTAAGAGTCTAAATGGTACATACGTAAATCAGCATCGCGTGTCACGCAAGCAACTTCATTCAGGCGATCGAATCAAACTCGGCAACACGGTTATTCTATATGAGGTGAAATAG